One window of Microscilla marina ATCC 23134 genomic DNA carries:
- a CDS encoding Rossmann-like and DUF2520 domain-containing protein: MNILMIGAGNVAWHLATALEQKGNHISVVYSRHLDNAQLLAQQLNNALATNHTNFSEVGADLAIVAVKDDAIAPLVAQMQLPPQTIIAHTSGNTPLQVFEHLNGNNDFGVFYPLQTFSKNSPVDFTAIPFCIEGINANTETILFDLASQLSPNIHSINSFERKVLHVAAVIACNFTNHLFAQSAHILQREDISFDLLKPLIQETIQKALNNDPRETQTGPAVRNDTKVIQDHLQYLKNNPSANALYTSLTDSILQWYT; this comes from the coding sequence ATGAATATTTTGATGATTGGCGCAGGAAATGTTGCCTGGCACCTGGCCACTGCGCTTGAGCAAAAAGGAAATCACATCAGTGTAGTCTATAGCCGTCACCTTGACAATGCCCAATTGCTGGCCCAGCAGCTCAACAATGCACTTGCTACCAACCATACCAATTTTAGCGAGGTAGGGGCTGACCTGGCCATTGTCGCGGTCAAAGATGATGCTATAGCTCCACTGGTAGCCCAAATGCAGTTGCCCCCTCAAACAATTATTGCGCATACGTCAGGCAATACTCCCTTACAAGTGTTTGAACACCTCAATGGTAACAACGATTTTGGAGTTTTTTACCCCTTACAAACATTTAGCAAAAACTCTCCAGTAGACTTTACTGCCATTCCGTTTTGCATAGAAGGCATCAATGCCAATACTGAAACTATTTTGTTTGACCTGGCAAGCCAGCTTAGCCCCAACATACATTCTATCAATAGTTTTGAGCGCAAGGTGTTGCATGTAGCTGCCGTGATTGCCTGCAACTTTACCAACCACTTATTTGCTCAGTCGGCGCATATCTTACAGCGCGAAGACATTTCATTTGATCTGCTGAAGCCTTTGATTCAGGAAACCATTCAAAAAGCCTTAAACAATGATCCTCGTGAGACACAAACTGGTCCCGCAGTACGTAATGACACCAAGGTCATTCAAGACCATTTGCAATACCTTAAGAATAACCCGTCGGCAAATGCGTTGTATACCAGCCTTACCGACAGCATTTTGCAGTGGTACACTTAA
- a CDS encoding TonB-dependent receptor, giving the protein MMKHLRKLLFSIFVCLLSIAYAQAQVTLSGVVKDNKTGEGLVGVNIVVDGTVQGTTTRADGSFSMSVSQPTPFKLKISYIGYASQTVDITGSNSNIQVSLKESNSLIGEVVVSASRVEEKILESPVTIEKMDIIAIKNTAAPDFYDGLANLKGVHINKGSMNFASINTRGFATISNVRMVQLMDGMDNAAPLLNFPTGNVVGISELDMESMELVPGAASALYGPNAFNGILMMNSKSPFEYQGLSVLVKGGVATSNTAKDGATAYGNQPLYNTSIRYAKSFLKDKLAFKVNFSLSQAQDWRSNDYVTHRTDVTTLRNETQPTIGDPSFDGLNSYGDEVPIVAPFGTASFANTVALGVINNPAFAATLASQFGGNTALAQGVVANGLQSLGTVPLRRLGYKEEEMLESFDARSMKISAALHYRITPKIEASFSFRRGSGSSVYQGGERYALRDFTQTYYKAEVKGANFFARAYMSETDDGDSYNMTAMGLLTTSTLAPTYIGTYASALLPTLLAGNTPTAEQVAAAQTAAYAAVQPGTSNGLAESTLKTVREGVFQRGGAGFIDNSRLYHAEFNYNFSDMIDFAEIQVGGNYRQYDLFSDGTVFNENRGNGTFERIKIGEFGVYTQVSKKLLKDRLKITASIRFDKNENFDGQITPRASLVYSAGKEREHNFRASFQTGFRNPDTQAQFIYFPSTSGILLGSTKANAEQYGLFQGGATDSKGNTVNLEFIQPEQLTAFEVGYKGLIANKVLIDINGYFNQYNNFMDQQTVFAKNAGTAPTGSWAAGTAFRPYINSKVPVNSQGLGIGVSYKLPKNFIVTGNYSAALFSADIDPDDEFQIAFNTPGDRYKLGLINRGGLIKNLGFSINYRWQDRFLWRSAFGHGYIPAYGVLDAQVNYKIKSLKSIVKLGASNIGNNDYRTSFGAPFIGQMYYLSITFDQALN; this is encoded by the coding sequence ATGATGAAACATTTACGTAAACTTCTGTTTTCTATTTTTGTTTGCCTGTTATCTATTGCTTATGCCCAGGCACAAGTAACTTTGTCGGGGGTAGTAAAAGATAACAAGACCGGAGAAGGTCTGGTTGGGGTAAACATTGTTGTAGATGGAACAGTACAAGGAACCACCACCAGGGCAGATGGTTCTTTTAGTATGTCTGTAAGCCAACCAACACCTTTTAAACTCAAAATTTCTTACATAGGTTATGCTAGTCAAACTGTTGATATTACCGGAAGTAATAGTAACATTCAGGTAAGTCTCAAAGAAAGTAACAGTCTTATTGGAGAAGTAGTTGTATCTGCCTCAAGGGTGGAGGAAAAAATTCTGGAGTCTCCGGTAACGATTGAAAAGATGGACATCATTGCCATTAAAAATACGGCGGCACCTGATTTTTATGATGGACTTGCCAACCTCAAAGGAGTACACATAAATAAGGGTAGTATGAACTTCGCTTCAATTAATACCCGTGGTTTTGCTACTATATCCAATGTGCGTATGGTACAGTTGATGGATGGAATGGACAATGCTGCGCCTTTGTTAAACTTCCCTACGGGTAATGTGGTAGGTATCTCGGAGCTAGACATGGAAAGCATGGAACTGGTACCAGGTGCTGCTTCGGCATTGTATGGTCCCAATGCCTTTAATGGAATTTTGATGATGAATAGTAAAAGCCCTTTTGAATACCAAGGCCTTAGTGTATTGGTAAAAGGAGGGGTGGCCACTTCAAACACTGCCAAAGACGGTGCTACTGCTTATGGCAATCAGCCATTATATAACACTTCTATCCGTTATGCCAAATCTTTCCTTAAAGACAAGCTTGCTTTTAAGGTAAACTTCTCTTTGTCTCAGGCACAAGATTGGCGGTCTAACGATTATGTAACGCACCGTACCGATGTAACTACGCTAAGAAATGAAACCCAGCCTACCATTGGTGATCCTTCCTTTGATGGTTTGAACAGCTACGGAGACGAAGTGCCTATTGTAGCTCCTTTTGGAACAGCTTCGTTTGCCAATACAGTGGCATTGGGTGTTATTAACAACCCTGCTTTTGCCGCTACTTTGGCAAGTCAGTTTGGAGGCAATACCGCACTGGCACAAGGGGTGGTAGCCAATGGTCTGCAGTCTTTAGGAACGGTACCATTGCGAAGGTTAGGCTACAAAGAAGAAGAAATGTTAGAGTCTTTTGATGCCCGCAGTATGAAAATTAGCGCAGCTTTGCATTATCGTATCACACCTAAGATAGAAGCCAGTTTCAGTTTCCGTCGTGGTTCTGGTTCTTCGGTATACCAGGGAGGTGAGCGTTATGCTTTGAGAGACTTTACTCAAACTTATTACAAGGCAGAGGTAAAAGGGGCTAACTTTTTTGCCAGAGCGTATATGTCTGAAACCGATGACGGAGATTCTTACAATATGACGGCTATGGGTCTTTTGACTACTTCTACGCTTGCACCTACTTATATTGGTACTTATGCCAGTGCTTTATTGCCTACTTTATTGGCAGGCAATACGCCTACCGCTGAACAGGTTGCTGCAGCACAAACTGCTGCTTATGCTGCCGTACAACCGGGTACAAGCAACGGTTTGGCAGAGTCTACTTTGAAAACAGTAAGAGAGGGTGTTTTTCAGAGAGGGGGCGCTGGGTTTATAGATAATTCCCGCCTTTACCATGCAGAGTTCAATTATAACTTTAGCGATATGATTGATTTTGCCGAGATTCAGGTAGGGGGTAACTACCGTCAGTACGACTTGTTTTCTGATGGGACTGTATTTAACGAAAACCGAGGGAATGGCACTTTTGAACGGATTAAAATTGGTGAATTTGGTGTATATACTCAGGTTTCTAAAAAACTGTTGAAAGATCGCTTAAAAATAACTGCTTCTATTCGTTTTGATAAAAACGAAAACTTTGACGGGCAAATCACGCCACGTGCTTCTTTGGTATATTCGGCGGGTAAAGAACGTGAGCATAACTTCAGAGCTTCATTCCAGACTGGTTTCCGTAACCCTGACACTCAGGCACAATTTATTTACTTCCCAAGTACTTCAGGTATTTTATTGGGTAGTACCAAAGCCAACGCCGAACAGTATGGTTTGTTTCAGGGAGGCGCCACAGATAGTAAAGGCAATACTGTAAACCTTGAGTTTATCCAACCAGAGCAACTGACCGCTTTTGAAGTAGGGTACAAAGGATTGATTGCCAATAAGGTATTGATTGATATCAATGGATACTTTAACCAATACAACAATTTTATGGACCAGCAGACAGTGTTTGCCAAAAATGCAGGTACTGCCCCTACCGGAAGCTGGGCAGCCGGAACTGCTTTCCGTCCTTATATCAACTCTAAAGTACCAGTAAACTCACAGGGTCTGGGAATTGGCGTAAGCTACAAATTGCCCAAAAACTTTATTGTAACGGGTAACTATAGCGCAGCGCTTTTCAGTGCTGATATTGATCCGGACGACGAATTTCAGATTGCGTTTAACACGCCAGGCGATCGTTACAAACTGGGTCTCATCAACCGTGGTGGACTGATTAAAAACTTAGGTTTTTCTATCAACTACCGTTGGCAAGACCGTTTCTTGTGGAGATCTGCCTTTGGTCACGGGTATATACCTGCTTATGGAGTGTTAGATGCTCAGGTAAACTACAAAATCAAATCTTTGAAGTCTATCGTGAAGTTAGGTGCGTCTAACATTGGCAACAATGATTATCGCACCAGTTTTGGTGCCCCTTTCATTGGTCAAATGTATTATTTGTCTATCACGTTTGATCAGGCGCTTAACTAA
- a CDS encoding lipocalin-like domain-containing protein, whose amino-acid sequence MKHIFKIFVLISLIVVGVSCKKKDEAAPVRDQLIGKWQGETATPSVSAFGIDLSEVNQPFKIDSVTIDLMADGSFSSTTGSQTVNGTWSLQSNDTQIKLDGFTFTLPNIGNFPLTGVKIPDTYTLQEVTDSRLVLKATISQSITLPTIPLPITVTGDLELVFNKK is encoded by the coding sequence ATGAAGCATATTTTTAAAATATTTGTATTGATAAGTTTGATTGTGGTAGGCGTGAGTTGCAAAAAGAAAGACGAAGCGGCTCCAGTAAGGGATCAATTGATAGGTAAATGGCAAGGTGAGACTGCTACCCCAAGCGTGAGTGCTTTTGGCATAGACTTGTCTGAAGTAAACCAACCTTTTAAGATAGATTCAGTCACGATAGACCTCATGGCAGATGGTTCTTTTAGTAGTACTACTGGTTCGCAAACCGTCAATGGTACCTGGTCATTGCAAAGCAACGATACTCAAATAAAACTAGACGGTTTTACCTTTACCTTACCCAATATTGGCAACTTTCCATTGACTGGGGTGAAAATTCCAGATACTTATACACTTCAGGAGGTAACTGATAGTCGCCTGGTATTGAAAGCTACCATTAGTCAAAGCATTACCTTGCCTACTATCCCTTTGCCCATTACGGTCACTGGTGACCTAGAGTTGGTGTTTAATAAGAAGTAG
- a CDS encoding outer membrane beta-barrel protein: MRKSIFTLCLLGLFALCTTNTSQAQIHFGFDVSGGFPLNEFQAQNPNTGVGINLNAFFPFAPQVPVYIGLDFGFQGMGTRNIQKNINVNIINTSIPINFDIATSNNLINGHAILRTKIPLPLVQPYFEGLIGFKHFYTRTSIKNITSTSNIINVEELQRNSEIAGETLQQSTALSYGFGGGFHIMFGGGQFGLNLGARYLLGGQASYYTREDIRDFDVTITTDNGTSNNELGSTVGGNNIQPRTSRTDMIMANIGIVIKL, encoded by the coding sequence ATGAGAAAAAGTATCTTCACATTGTGTTTACTAGGTCTGTTTGCCTTATGCACTACAAATACTTCACAGGCACAAATTCATTTTGGATTTGATGTCTCAGGAGGGTTCCCCTTAAATGAGTTTCAAGCACAAAACCCCAATACTGGAGTAGGCATAAACCTAAATGCCTTTTTTCCTTTTGCCCCTCAAGTACCAGTGTATATTGGTTTAGATTTTGGTTTTCAGGGAATGGGTACACGAAACATACAAAAAAACATCAATGTAAATATCATCAATACTAGTATTCCAATCAATTTTGATATTGCTACCAGTAACAACCTGATTAATGGTCACGCAATTTTAAGAACTAAAATCCCTTTGCCATTAGTGCAACCTTATTTTGAAGGATTGATCGGTTTTAAACACTTTTATACCCGTACTTCTATCAAAAACATTACTTCTACCAGTAATATAATCAATGTAGAAGAATTGCAAAGAAACTCTGAAATTGCAGGGGAAACTTTACAACAAAGCACTGCTTTAAGTTATGGATTTGGAGGTGGCTTTCATATTATGTTTGGGGGTGGACAGTTTGGTTTAAACCTGGGGGCTCGCTATTTACTAGGTGGACAAGCCTCTTATTATACTCGTGAAGACATTCGAGATTTTGATGTAACTATCACTACTGACAATGGTACTAGTAATAATGAGTTAGGTTCTACAGTTGGTGGAAACAACATACAACCTCGCACATCCCGTACCGATATGATTATGGCTAATATAGGTATTGTAATTAAGTTATAA
- a CDS encoding 5-carboxymethyl-2-hydroxymuconate Delta-isomerase, whose protein sequence is MPHFVIECNQSIIERKKPEEVVQAVFDVANASGLFDVQNIKVRLNPYQYYLTANTQADFIHVFARIMEGRTTEMKSILAKKITACLVEMFPNVASVSVDVSDLEKATYCNKRMLS, encoded by the coding sequence ATGCCACATTTTGTGATTGAATGCAATCAAAGCATTATAGAAAGAAAAAAGCCCGAAGAGGTAGTCCAAGCCGTTTTTGATGTTGCTAATGCCAGCGGCTTGTTCGATGTACAGAATATTAAAGTAAGGCTCAACCCTTATCAGTATTATCTAACTGCCAACACTCAGGCAGACTTTATCCATGTATTTGCCCGTATTATGGAGGGGCGAACCACTGAAATGAAAAGTATATTGGCTAAAAAAATAACTGCCTGCCTGGTAGAAATGTTCCCCAATGTAGCGTCTGTCTCGGTAGATGTAAGCGATTTGGAGAAGGCAACTTATTGTAATAAACGCATGCTTTCATGA
- a CDS encoding DUF1036 domain-containing protein produces the protein MKTKKTLFLLLFFSWAVFAAQAQKKGGKIIQQTTSGSLKGKTYKVTFKNKSEKDMYVAVAYYDNDPRTMGGRCFYSKGWYKVKQGKSIWLNVSGKKFYYHAHQVGKNDVSYGSEKEFYVHPIKAFNIRRAAVGRYKKEGDKYTKYKFDKIPESRMITIK, from the coding sequence ATGAAAACTAAAAAAACACTATTCCTACTACTATTTTTTTCGTGGGCAGTGTTTGCCGCCCAAGCACAAAAAAAGGGGGGCAAGATAATACAACAAACTACCAGTGGTAGTCTCAAAGGCAAAACCTATAAAGTAACTTTCAAAAACAAATCGGAAAAAGACATGTATGTGGCAGTTGCCTACTACGACAACGACCCCCGCACTATGGGCGGACGCTGTTTTTATAGCAAAGGCTGGTATAAGGTAAAGCAAGGCAAGTCTATATGGCTCAATGTATCTGGAAAAAAGTTTTACTACCACGCCCACCAAGTAGGCAAAAACGATGTATCATATGGCAGCGAAAAAGAATTTTATGTACACCCCATCAAAGCTTTCAATATAAGACGGGCAGCAGTAGGCAGGTATAAAAAAGAAGGCGACAAATATACTAAGTATAAATTTGATAAAATTCCCGAATCCAGAATGATCACTATTAAGTAA
- a CDS encoding leucine-rich repeat domain-containing protein has protein sequence MKRYLDFEAALKEAAIVQDLFYGHKKLKTLDDRVGDFPGLLKLGINHNRLKTLPASFARLDKLEYLDINKNYFVDLPDVLFENKSLKVLIAKHNRIKVVSPRIAEWQALEKLDLRDNLLKKLPEALGTLPCLKEVVLQKNFGLDLEQAIEVLCQLPQGLHLSLNDCNLRKLPANFTKLQNVTSLDISANFDLDLGHTIKQLTKLKNLECLYFCHPMEADEKLPTRFTRLKHLKVLHLFPSANIADILPEFTQLTVLDMARWGWFDNAPDTLPEWMLALDKLEYLSLHENRFTYLTPGIARLHRLRCLDLDGNLMKDMPPGLADIFHQLDTLVFTKNTSPYTKKQAFFLQELQALKQQLSPDTIKIAFYLYQNHWQQAQEMCHNVYDLIPLLELKTTHVVKYTLTLIEQYIVTQRQVPITAESVLFLAGKATQYEVKEVKRVLKTQQVKISATLHAQVTHVVLAPGFKDKEALLQQHLNRYPQTQCFTEGLLKQWYQQQMVSLPLMSDKNLEKITHLLLSSDTRNIMLGLSLMQNFVIPPALYSNLAALYLYTEHDKALHKLVKKLFAQYLPALLQALVLGYASSASAFDQARIQQIGQVYASFSVERFIDHAFACKEYGKEKIFEQGGRFFARVIECLTTKEYKNNQAIPWLTVNFEVAKVADQIKDIAHIQRLKFETFNNQAARSLLIPTGIERLPNLTHLYFTYWYSPQIPQRLTQFRQLEELSMNFHQLTAIPAHISKFTKLRVLILSHGQINQIAPSITQLGRLEKLDLMDNKLTEVPGFIGQMTSLESLILRDNQLTTLPPEIGQLTQLRVLNLGNNPLTALPEELTRLTNLIYVNVSDKTLARQVKKWLPNCRVN, from the coding sequence ATGAAAAGATACCTGGATTTTGAAGCAGCTCTGAAAGAGGCTGCCATAGTGCAAGACTTGTTTTATGGGCATAAAAAGCTCAAGACATTGGATGATAGGGTGGGAGACTTTCCTGGTTTGCTTAAACTGGGCATTAACCACAATCGCCTCAAAACCTTGCCTGCCTCTTTTGCCCGGCTCGATAAACTTGAATATCTTGACATTAACAAAAACTATTTTGTTGACCTGCCCGATGTATTGTTTGAAAACAAAAGTCTTAAGGTACTCATTGCCAAGCATAACCGCATCAAAGTAGTGTCGCCCAGAATAGCCGAATGGCAGGCGCTCGAAAAGCTCGATTTACGAGATAACTTACTTAAGAAACTGCCCGAAGCATTGGGGACTTTGCCTTGCCTCAAAGAAGTGGTTTTGCAAAAAAACTTTGGTTTAGATTTGGAGCAAGCAATAGAGGTATTGTGCCAACTGCCCCAAGGTTTGCACTTAAGTCTGAACGACTGTAACCTAAGAAAGCTCCCAGCTAATTTTACCAAATTACAAAATGTAACCTCGCTTGATATTTCAGCTAACTTTGACCTGGATTTGGGGCATACGATCAAACAGCTCACTAAGTTGAAAAATCTTGAGTGTTTGTATTTTTGTCATCCTATGGAAGCTGACGAAAAACTACCCACACGTTTTACCCGGCTCAAACACCTTAAAGTGCTACATTTGTTTCCAAGTGCCAATATTGCCGATATTTTGCCTGAGTTTACCCAGTTGACCGTACTTGATATGGCGCGTTGGGGCTGGTTTGACAACGCCCCTGACACGTTGCCTGAATGGATGTTGGCATTGGATAAACTGGAGTACTTGAGTTTGCACGAAAACAGGTTTACCTATTTGACACCCGGTATTGCCCGTCTGCATCGTTTGCGTTGCCTCGATTTAGACGGTAACCTGATGAAAGACATGCCCCCTGGACTTGCCGATATTTTTCATCAGTTAGATACGTTAGTTTTCACAAAGAATACTTCTCCTTATACTAAAAAGCAAGCCTTCTTTCTTCAAGAGTTGCAAGCCCTAAAGCAGCAATTATCGCCTGATACAATAAAAATAGCTTTTTACCTTTACCAAAACCATTGGCAGCAAGCCCAGGAAATGTGCCACAATGTGTATGATCTTATACCTTTACTGGAGCTTAAAACTACACATGTGGTAAAATATACCCTGACTTTGATAGAGCAATACATTGTGACACAGCGCCAAGTGCCAATTACTGCCGAAAGTGTGCTTTTTTTGGCGGGTAAAGCTACCCAGTACGAGGTCAAGGAAGTGAAAAGGGTGCTCAAAACACAACAAGTAAAAATAAGTGCCACGTTGCATGCCCAAGTTACCCATGTGGTATTGGCACCAGGATTTAAAGACAAAGAAGCCTTGTTGCAGCAGCATCTAAATAGGTATCCACAGACACAGTGTTTTACCGAAGGCTTGCTGAAGCAATGGTATCAGCAGCAAATGGTGAGCTTGCCCCTGATGTCTGACAAGAACCTTGAAAAAATCACGCATTTATTGCTCAGTAGCGATACCAGAAATATAATGTTGGGTCTTTCGTTGATGCAAAATTTTGTAATACCCCCAGCGCTGTATAGCAACCTGGCAGCCCTCTACTTGTACACAGAACACGACAAGGCGTTGCATAAGTTGGTCAAAAAACTGTTTGCCCAATACTTGCCTGCTTTGCTACAGGCGTTGGTGTTGGGGTATGCCAGCAGTGCTTCTGCTTTTGATCAGGCTCGCATCCAACAAATTGGACAAGTGTATGCGTCATTTTCTGTTGAGCGCTTTATAGACCACGCTTTTGCTTGTAAAGAATATGGCAAAGAGAAGATATTTGAACAAGGAGGACGTTTTTTTGCCAGGGTGATAGAGTGCCTGACAACGAAAGAATACAAAAACAATCAGGCGATTCCTTGGCTTACGGTTAATTTTGAAGTGGCTAAAGTGGCTGACCAAATCAAAGACATTGCCCATATCCAGCGACTTAAGTTTGAAACATTCAACAATCAGGCAGCGCGTTCGTTGCTTATTCCAACGGGCATAGAGCGCCTGCCTAATCTTACCCACCTGTATTTTACTTATTGGTACAGCCCGCAAATACCTCAACGATTGACCCAGTTCAGGCAACTGGAAGAGTTAAGTATGAACTTTCACCAATTGACAGCCATACCAGCGCATATCAGTAAGTTTACAAAGTTGCGTGTGTTGATATTGTCACATGGGCAAATCAACCAGATTGCGCCAAGTATTACTCAACTGGGTCGGTTAGAGAAGCTGGATTTGATGGATAATAAGTTGACTGAAGTGCCTGGCTTTATTGGACAAATGACTTCGCTTGAATCACTTATTCTAAGAGATAATCAGCTCACCACCCTACCACCCGAAATAGGGCAACTCACTCAGTTGCGTGTATTGAATCTGGGCAATAATCCGTTGACTGCGTTGCCCGAAGAATTGACACGTCTTACCAATCTCATTTATGTAAATGTGTCGGATAAAACACTTGCCAGGCAAGTGAAAAAATGGTTGCCCAACTGTAGGGTAAACTAA
- a CDS encoding polysaccharide deacetylase family protein yields the protein MKKLLILMMASLIACPGILAQLQVAITIDDVPNTKAYNASLTLVRQLDQKKVPTAIFINESKLQFSKNQGFFANVGLLMHWGNPPYNTLGNHTYSHLRYSAVGYQAFTQDLVKGEEFTEKLAKKYHKKLRYFRFPYNDLGKDSSQHHQIVHYLQANNYILTPFTVESSDWMFNYLYEHYQKQGKPKEAQRIGNLYIQKTLEYFTFFEKMAMAQYKRPVRHIYLCHDNPLNADYIGLLLSKLRQRKYSFISLTKAMQDPVYQQTDVYYKKWGVSWMYRWMKDGKARSQLMKTEPDIMSVYQEYQKVLKAKH from the coding sequence ATGAAAAAACTTTTGATACTAATGATGGCTAGTTTGATTGCGTGTCCAGGCATATTGGCTCAACTCCAGGTGGCCATTACAATAGATGATGTGCCCAATACCAAAGCCTACAATGCTTCGCTGACGTTGGTACGGCAATTAGACCAGAAGAAAGTACCCACAGCTATTTTTATCAACGAAAGTAAGCTTCAGTTTTCCAAAAATCAAGGCTTTTTTGCCAATGTAGGCTTGCTTATGCACTGGGGCAATCCACCTTACAATACTTTGGGCAACCATACCTATAGTCATTTGCGGTATTCGGCAGTGGGGTACCAGGCGTTTACCCAAGACTTGGTAAAAGGGGAAGAGTTTACTGAGAAACTTGCCAAAAAATACCACAAAAAATTGCGTTATTTTCGGTTTCCTTACAACGACTTAGGCAAAGACTCTAGCCAACACCACCAAATTGTACATTACCTGCAAGCCAATAACTATATATTGACTCCTTTTACTGTAGAAAGTTCCGACTGGATGTTTAATTATTTGTATGAACACTACCAAAAACAGGGCAAGCCCAAAGAAGCTCAACGCATAGGCAATTTGTATATACAAAAGACCCTGGAGTATTTTACTTTTTTTGAAAAAATGGCCATGGCTCAATACAAACGTCCGGTGCGTCATATTTACTTGTGTCATGACAATCCCCTCAACGCCGATTACATAGGCTTATTATTGAGCAAGTTGCGGCAACGTAAGTACAGTTTTATTAGTTTGACCAAGGCAATGCAAGACCCTGTTTACCAACAAACTGATGTTTACTACAAAAAATGGGGAGTGTCTTGGATGTACCGCTGGATGAAAGATGGCAAAGCACGTAGTCAATTGATGAAAACCGAACCTGATATAATGTCAGTGTACCAAGAATACCAAAAAGTACTTAAGGCAAAGCATTAG
- a CDS encoding SGNH/GDSL hydrolase family protein produces MRKNPIILVLIGLLFIGFTSCKEVTPSPTPTLPTAASAGTADFSKYIAVGNSLTAGLTNGGLYNDGMQYAFPNLLAGQFAQVSGGAFVQPTFGAGKENGSGFLKLTDLKPTIVNETSNLAIIGVGADGKTNLLEKYTGDLNNLGIPGIKVAEITTAGYGFNNAAGFNNYFERLLGTSDATSNYVDFVTAKSSGVTFFSCWMGGNDVLRYAVDGGAAPEFITPTAMFETNYKSLLDKFGSAKGILITIPKLTFAAHFTTVTLVSLQAAVKAGGGPDNADIYITEGTGATVRKATIEDFFLLGKQTNYASLGKTDAGANNGFPYGLHPSNPLGTDLVLDKTEAAACNTAVDAYNAIIKTEADTRGLAYLDINVTLGQAATADGVTLNGITYRTTFIQGGIFSLDGIHLTPAGNAVATNEMIKVINAKYGSTIPELNNTLYSTLILSK; encoded by the coding sequence ATGAGAAAAAACCCTATCATTTTAGTTCTTATCGGACTATTGTTTATAGGCTTTACCTCGTGCAAAGAGGTAACCCCTTCGCCTACTCCTACATTGCCTACTGCAGCATCGGCCGGAACCGCTGATTTTAGCAAATACATAGCGGTGGGTAATTCGCTTACCGCTGGGTTGACCAATGGTGGGTTATACAACGATGGTATGCAATATGCTTTTCCAAACTTGTTGGCAGGGCAGTTTGCCCAGGTAAGTGGCGGTGCTTTTGTACAGCCTACTTTTGGTGCAGGCAAAGAAAATGGCTCAGGCTTTTTGAAACTTACTGATCTAAAGCCTACCATTGTGAACGAAACCAGTAACCTGGCAATCATAGGGGTGGGTGCCGATGGTAAAACCAATTTATTGGAAAAATACACCGGAGACTTGAATAACCTGGGCATACCGGGTATCAAAGTCGCTGAAATTACCACAGCAGGTTATGGCTTTAACAACGCAGCTGGTTTCAACAACTACTTTGAGCGTTTGCTGGGCACCAGCGATGCTACCAGTAATTATGTAGACTTTGTGACAGCTAAGTCTTCAGGGGTGACGTTTTTTAGTTGCTGGATGGGAGGCAACGATGTACTTAGGTATGCAGTAGATGGAGGCGCTGCTCCGGAGTTTATAACCCCTACTGCTATGTTTGAAACAAACTACAAGAGTTTATTAGACAAGTTTGGGAGTGCCAAAGGCATATTGATTACTATTCCTAAGCTTACTTTTGCTGCTCATTTTACTACGGTAACATTAGTGAGCCTACAAGCTGCAGTAAAAGCGGGTGGGGGACCAGACAATGCTGATATTTACATTACTGAAGGCACCGGGGCTACAGTGCGTAAAGCTACTATAGAAGATTTCTTCTTGTTGGGTAAACAAACCAATTATGCTTCTTTGGGTAAGACAGATGCTGGAGCAAACAATGGTTTTCCTTATGGGTTACACCCTAGCAATCCTTTGGGTACTGACCTGGTATTGGATAAAACAGAAGCTGCTGCTTGTAACACTGCTGTTGACGCATACAATGCTATTATCAAAACAGAGGCAGACACCAGAGGCTTGGCCTATTTGGATATTAATGTAACACTGGGGCAAGCTGCCACTGCTGATGGAGTCACACTCAATGGGATTACTTACCGTACAACCTTTATTCAAGGAGGTATTTTTAGTTTAGATGGTATTCATTTGACTCCTGCCGGAAATGCGGTAGCTACCAATGAAATGATCAAGGTGATCAATGCTAAGTATGGTTCTACTATTCCGGAGTTGAACAATACCCTGTACAGCACTTTGATTTTATCTAAGTAA